Proteins co-encoded in one Gossypium arboreum isolate Shixiya-1 chromosome 11, ASM2569848v2, whole genome shotgun sequence genomic window:
- the LOC108473163 gene encoding inactive protein RESTRICTED TEV MOVEMENT 2-like, giving the protein MSRSYQDLEPDCQYKEGEAQDTIEFHVKHFRKDQLKVHFGSNNVLTVSGERPLEGSKWTRFRKEFTIPKDCKASEIRARFSSGFLYITIPKKIAYSQQDSLTPTQRGESASSLPPVEDKGKLKQENNISQSREAAGEGATGAPTENAISPQARPKWFISKLKMESKTAMKIGASLTVAALLFIVLLYAFKLYDPMIMNV; this is encoded by the exons ATGTCCCGTTCTTACCAAGATTTGGAGCCTGATTGCCAATACAAAGAAGGAGAAGCTCAGGACACTATCGAGTTTCATGTCAAac ATTTTAGAAAGGACCAGCTGAAAGTTCACTTCGGCAGCAACAACGTCCTAACCGTTTCCGGCGAACGGCCCCTCGAAGGAAGTAAATGGACCCGATTCCGCAAGGAATTCACCATTCCCAAAGACTGCAAAGCGAGCGAAATCCGTGCAAGGTTCAGTTCCGGTTTTCTTTATATAACAATACCAAAGAAAATCGCTTATTCGCAACAGGATTCACTTACACCAACGCAGCGTGGGGAGTCAGCATCGTCGTTGCCGCCGGTTGAAGACAAAGGAAAACTAAAGCAAGAGAACAACATTAGCCAAAGTAGAGAGGCTGCCGGCGAGGGTGCTACAGGTGCCCCTACCGAGAATGCTATATCGCCCCAAGCTCGCCCCAAATGGTTTATTTCAAAGCTTAAAATGGAGAGCAAAACAGCAATGAAGATTGGGGCAAGTTTGACGGTGGCGGCACTGCTGTTTATTGTGTTACTTTATGCATTCAAGCTTTATGATCCCatgattatgaatgtttag